From the Macaca thibetana thibetana isolate TM-01 chromosome 12, ASM2454274v1, whole genome shotgun sequence genome, one window contains:
- the ICOS gene encoding inducible T-cell costimulator, with the protein MKSGLWYFFLFCLHMKVLTGEINGSANYEMFIFHNGGVQILCKYPDIVQQFKMQLLKGGQILCDLTKTKGSGNTVSIKSLKFCRSQLSNNSVSFFLYNLDRSHANYYFCNLSIFDPPPFKVTLTGGYLHIYESQLCCQLKFWLPIGCATFVVVCIFGCILICWLTKKKYSSSVHDPNGEYMFMRAVNTAKKSRLTDVTV; encoded by the exons GAGAAATCAATGGTTCTGCCAATTATGAGATGTTTATATTTCACAACGGAGGTGTACAAATTTTATGCAAATATCCTGACATTGTCCAGCAATTTAAAATGCAGTTGCTGAAAGGGGGGCAAATACTCTGCGATCTCACTAAGACAAAAGGAAGTGGAAACACAGTGTCCATTAAGAGTCTGAAATTCTGCCGTTCTCAGTTATCCAACAACagtgtctctttttttctatataactTGGACCGTTCTCATGCCAACTATTACTTCTGCAACCTATCAATTTTTGATCCTCCTCCTTTTAAAGTAACTCTTACGGGAGgatatttgcatatttatg AATCACAACTTTGTTGCCAACTGAAGTTCTGGTTACCCATAGGATGTGCAACCTTTGTTGTTGTCTGCATTTTTGGATGCATACTTATTTGTTGGCTTACAAAAAAG AAGTATTCATCCAGCGTGCACGACCCTAACGGTGAATACATGTTCATGAGAGCAGTGAACACAGCCAAAAAATCTAGACTCACAG ATGTGACCGTATAA